The following proteins are co-located in the Caldisericum sp. genome:
- a CDS encoding Gx transporter family protein, protein MSTQFHTNSHLKKIVYLSVLISIGVVLNLIEPPQLFLPGAKLGLANLSTVLSILLFNGFYGVLVALLRTIIAQIFRGQFIWISFGTSFFGGVSAALVMAVVYHLFKKKISIVGVSALGGIVNNIAQVLFVFAVTRNAVFLYYLFFLIPIGGVSGFIIGILSQAVYNRLNKV, encoded by the coding sequence GTGTCGACTCAATTTCATACTAATTCACATCTGAAAAAGATTGTATATTTATCTGTCCTAATTTCCATTGGTGTAGTTCTGAATCTCATAGAGCCACCGCAACTATTTTTGCCTGGTGCAAAACTTGGTCTTGCAAATCTTTCTACAGTGCTTTCGATTTTACTTTTCAATGGTTTCTACGGGGTTTTGGTTGCACTCTTAAGAACTATTATTGCGCAGATTTTTAGAGGTCAGTTTATTTGGATTTCCTTTGGCACAAGTTTCTTCGGTGGAGTTTCTGCAGCACTTGTTATGGCAGTAGTCTACCACCTATTTAAGAAAAAGATAAGTATTGTAGGAGTTTCTGCACTGGGAGGTATTGTAAATAATATTGCTCAGGTACTTTTTGTGTTTGCAGTTACAAGAAATGCTGTGTTTTTGTATTATCTTTTCTTTCTTATTCCCATAGGGGGAGTTTCGGGTTTTATTATTGGAATTTTATCTCAGGC
- the gltA gene encoding NADPH-dependent glutamate synthase has product MNVNKKLTPMKEQEPHERRNNFLEVPLGYTKEEAVLEASRCLQCPTHPCVDGCPVHINIPAFIKAIKEEKFDLAIDIIHESNLLPAVTGRVCPQEEQCQAVCVMGKIGDPVGIGRLERFVADLDLEKRRKGEVTMPKKEKDKGIKVAIVGSGPAGLSCAADLARMGYDVTIFEAFHVAGGVLVYGIPEFRLPKAIVQEEISMLSNMGVKFVFDFLVGRTRTIQGLFDDGFKAVFIGSGAGLPQFMHIPGENLGGIYSANEFLTRVNLMKAYKFPEFDTPIKKAKNVAVIGGGNVAMDAARTALRLGAEHVYLIYRRSREEMPARAEEIVHAEEEGIEFVLLSNPIRYIGDEKGFVKQVECIKMQLGEPDSSGRRRPIPIEGSEFKLDIDEAIVAIGTTPNPIIAKTTEGLKIGKHGEILVDENLQTSVRGVFAGGDIVTGAATVITAMGAGRLAAKSIDRFIKGEI; this is encoded by the coding sequence ATGAATGTTAACAAAAAACTTACTCCAATGAAAGAGCAAGAACCTCACGAGAGAAGAAATAACTTTCTTGAGGTTCCACTTGGATATACAAAAGAAGAAGCAGTATTAGAGGCTTCAAGATGTCTTCAATGCCCCACGCATCCCTGTGTTGATGGGTGTCCTGTTCATATAAATATTCCCGCCTTTATAAAAGCGATAAAGGAAGAAAAATTTGATCTTGCAATCGATATAATTCATGAATCAAACCTTTTGCCTGCGGTAACTGGAAGGGTATGCCCTCAAGAGGAACAATGTCAGGCAGTTTGTGTTATGGGTAAAATTGGAGATCCTGTTGGCATTGGAAGACTTGAAAGATTTGTTGCTGATTTGGACTTGGAAAAAAGAAGAAAAGGTGAAGTCACTATGCCCAAGAAAGAAAAAGACAAAGGTATAAAGGTTGCAATAGTTGGTTCTGGACCTGCTGGTTTGTCTTGTGCTGCAGACCTTGCAAGGATGGGCTATGATGTAACAATTTTTGAGGCGTTTCATGTTGCTGGTGGAGTTCTGGTGTATGGCATTCCTGAATTTAGGTTGCCGAAGGCAATTGTCCAGGAAGAGATTTCAATGCTTTCAAATATGGGAGTAAAATTTGTTTTTGATTTCCTCGTAGGAAGGACAAGAACTATTCAAGGTCTTTTTGATGACGGCTTTAAGGCTGTCTTTATTGGGAGTGGAGCAGGTCTTCCTCAATTTATGCATATTCCTGGGGAAAACCTTGGTGGCATTTATTCAGCAAATGAATTTCTCACAAGAGTCAACTTGATGAAGGCTTATAAATTCCCTGAATTTGATACACCTATTAAGAAGGCAAAGAATGTAGCAGTTATTGGCGGTGGGAACGTTGCAATGGATGCTGCAAGGACGGCTCTAAGGCTTGGGGCAGAGCATGTATATTTAATCTACAGAAGGTCAAGGGAAGAAATGCCTGCAAGGGCAGAGGAAATAGTTCACGCCGAGGAAGAGGGTATTGAGTTTGTTTTGCTCTCTAATCCCATAAGGTATATAGGTGATGAAAAGGGTTTTGTAAAGCAGGTTGAGTGTATAAAAATGCAATTAGGTGAACCTGATAGTTCTGGAAGGAGAAGGCCAATTCCCATCGAAGGTTCCGAATTTAAGCTTGACATAGATGAAGCAATAGTTGCAATTGGAACCACACCTAACCCAATTATAGCAAAGACAACAGAGGGACTAAAGATTGGAAAACACGGAGAAATTCTTGTAGATGAGAACTTACAGACTTCAGTTCGTGGTGTCTTTGCTGGTGGAGATATCGTTACAGGCGCTGCAACCGTAATAACAGCAATGGGTGCAGGAAGGCTTGCAGCAAAATCTATAGATAGGTTTATAAAAGGGGAGATTTAA
- a CDS encoding NusG domain II-containing protein: protein MKTGDKIILIIVILSLLVGIIVKEIGISNTSTKFVVIMADGKVYEKIPLIPNLKPSTIMVKSKEGYLYVEIDNGKVHVLDSTCPDKLCIKQGWISNVGETIVCLPNRITISIVGGNESVDSISY from the coding sequence TTGAAAACAGGTGACAAGATAATTTTGATTATCGTAATTTTGTCGCTTTTAGTTGGAATTATAGTAAAAGAAATAGGAATTAGTAATACCTCTACAAAATTTGTTGTGATCATGGCTGATGGAAAGGTTTATGAGAAAATTCCCCTTATTCCTAATTTAAAACCAAGCACAATAATGGTAAAAAGTAAAGAAGGTTATTTGTATGTGGAAATAGATAATGGGAAAGTTCATGTTTTAGATTCAACATGTCCTGATAAACTCTGCATTAAGCAGGGTTGGATATCAAATGTTGGAGAAACAATAGTCTGTCTTCCAAATAGAATTACAATATCTATTGTAGGAGGAAACGAGAGTGTCGACTCAATTTCATACTAA
- the amrS gene encoding AmmeMemoRadiSam system radical SAM enzyme, with amino-acid sequence MEEALLWEPLEGKKVKCNLCNFRCIIPEGKAGNCKVRVNKEGKLYTLLNSYVSSYALDPIEKKPVFHYYPGSGVLSFGTWGCNFRCRGCQNYEISRIKEPNFDFSLISSEIPPEEAVNLALRYKAKGIAWTYNEPTIWFEYTYKTAQLAKKSGLYTVYVTNGSITKEGLDVIGPYLDVFRVDIKAFSQETYNKITPIFDFHKILESVIYAKERWNMHIEVVTNIIPTINDKLDELRALARWIRDNLGKKTPWHVTRFYPYLDLAYLYPTPVETLETVREMAMNEGLNFVYIGNVPGHPYEDTYCPKCKRRVIRRSGFDIVENHTHNGKCDFCGEDLGIVE; translated from the coding sequence ATGGAAGAAGCCCTCCTCTGGGAACCACTTGAAGGGAAAAAGGTAAAGTGTAACTTATGCAACTTCAGGTGTATAATTCCTGAAGGTAAGGCGGGAAATTGCAAAGTTAGAGTTAATAAGGAAGGAAAACTTTATACCCTTTTAAATTCGTATGTTTCTTCGTATGCGTTAGACCCCATAGAGAAAAAGCCAGTATTCCATTATTATCCCGGAAGCGGGGTGCTATCTTTTGGAACATGGGGATGCAACTTCCGTTGTAGAGGATGTCAAAATTACGAAATTTCACGAATAAAAGAACCGAATTTTGACTTTTCTCTAATATCTTCAGAAATACCCCCGGAGGAGGCAGTTAACTTAGCACTTCGCTACAAAGCAAAAGGAATTGCCTGGACTTATAACGAGCCTACTATTTGGTTTGAGTATACCTACAAAACAGCGCAACTTGCAAAAAAGAGCGGTTTATACACTGTATATGTAACAAATGGATCTATAACAAAAGAAGGTCTTGATGTAATTGGTCCTTATCTTGATGTCTTTAGGGTTGATATAAAGGCGTTTTCTCAGGAAACATATAACAAAATCACACCAATTTTTGATTTCCATAAAATTCTTGAGAGCGTTATTTACGCAAAAGAACGATGGAATATGCACATTGAAGTTGTAACAAACATAATCCCGACAATCAACGATAAATTAGATGAATTGAGGGCTCTTGCTCGTTGGATACGAGACAACCTTGGAAAAAAGACCCCTTGGCATGTAACAAGATTTTATCCTTACCTTGACCTTGCATATCTTTATCCTACACCGGTTGAAACTCTTGAAACTGTTCGAGAAATGGCTATGAATGAAGGACTTAACTTTGTTTACATTGGAAATGTCCCGGGGCATCCCTATGAAGATACATACTGTCCAAAGTGCAAAAGAAGAGTTATCAGAAGATCTGGTTTTGACATTGTAGAAAACCACACACATAATGGAAAGTGCGATTTTTGCGGGGAGGATTTAGGAATTGTCGAATAA
- a CDS encoding FAD:protein FMN transferase — translation MSNKKLVSLFSILFLLVVLFFYLSNTYTSVEIYSMDTVIDIKVWGINRFKAVKDIEFEINKLSALFDDFSPNSEVTLINNNAGIKPVKVSYETLDIITKAKDMYDKTDGNFNIMIAPVLKLWGFKSGDFRVPEKSEIEEALKLTDINDLIISGDEVFLKKKGESIDLGGIAKGYALDKVKDIIENDNVTKAVINMGGNVFVYSKNNNEIFTIGIKHPRENGIIATVKVKSGTFVATSGDYERFFEYKGVRYCHIFDPKTGFPANKIVSATAITKTGYVGDVLSTAMFVEGKDGAFELAKRLNASCIIVDKELNVFYTDDLKGVVSVENR, via the coding sequence TTGTCGAATAAAAAACTTGTTTCACTTTTTTCAATTCTTTTTCTTTTGGTAGTTTTGTTTTTTTATTTGTCTAACACATATACTTCTGTTGAGATTTATAGCATGGACACTGTCATTGATATTAAAGTCTGGGGAATAAACAGATTTAAGGCTGTTAAGGATATTGAATTTGAAATAAACAAGTTGAGCGCTTTATTTGACGATTTTAGTCCAAATTCTGAAGTAACCCTTATAAACAACAATGCAGGCATAAAACCTGTGAAAGTTTCATATGAAACACTTGATATAATAACAAAGGCAAAAGATATGTATGATAAAACTGATGGAAATTTCAACATAATGATTGCACCAGTTTTAAAATTGTGGGGATTTAAAAGTGGAGATTTCAGAGTACCAGAGAAAAGCGAAATCGAAGAGGCCCTTAAATTAACTGACATTAACGACCTTATAATAAGCGGAGATGAAGTTTTTTTAAAGAAAAAAGGTGAATCAATTGACCTTGGTGGTATTGCTAAAGGTTATGCACTCGACAAAGTAAAAGATATTATTGAAAACGATAATGTGACAAAAGCTGTTATTAATATGGGAGGAAATGTTTTTGTTTACAGTAAGAATAATAATGAGATTTTTACAATAGGCATAAAACATCCACGCGAAAATGGAATAATTGCAACTGTCAAAGTAAAAAGTGGAACATTTGTTGCAACTTCTGGTGACTATGAGCGTTTTTTTGAATATAAAGGCGTGAGGTACTGCCATATTTTTGACCCAAAAACAGGATTTCCAGCAAATAAGATAGTTTCAGCTACCGCTATAACGAAAACTGGCTATGTGGGCGATGTCCTTTCAACTGCGATGTTTGTTGAGGGGAAAGACGGCGCTTTTGAGTTAGCGAAAAGATTGAATGCCTCATGTATTATAGTCGATAAAGAATTGAATGTTTTTTATACGGATGATTTAAAGGGAGTTGTTTCAGTTGAAAACAGGTGA